The stretch of DNA CCCGGTGCCGACGGCGACCATGGCGATCACGGCGCCGACGCCGATGATGATGCCGAGCATGGTGAGCGCCGAGCGCATCTTGTTCACGCGGAGCGCGCGGATTGAGATCTTGAAGGTCGAGGGAATGTTGATCATCGTAAAGTCATTTCGGAATGCGGTATGCCGATTGCAAAATATAGAACAATAGGACAGATTCCTAAATACTGGTCAGTCTCGCTCCAAACTTCCGTGTTTATCCCCCGCATCCAGCGTTGACGAGTGTGAGCGCGAGTGCAGGGTGTGTTCATCCGTGGTTAAATGTCTTATTGTTTCTTGACCGGTTCATCGCTCACGATATGGCCGTCCAGGAACCGGATGATCCGCTTGCTGTAGGCGGCTATATCGGGTTCGTGCGTGACGAGGATGACCGTGATATGGGCCTCCTGGTTCAATCTCACAAAAAGCTCCATGATCTCGACGCTCGTCCTGGTATCGAGATTTCCCGTGGGTTCGTCGGCCAGGATGACCGGTGCTTCGTTCACCAGCGCCCGGGCGATCGCCACGCGCTGCTGCTGGCCGCCGGAGAGCTGGTTCGGATGATGGCCTTCCCTGCCTTCGAGTCCGACGCTTCTCAGGGCGGAACGCGCCTTCTCATGCCGGTCCTTCGCCGGCAAGCCGTTGTACAACAGGGGAAGCTCCGCGTTTTCCAGGGCCGATGTCCGCGACAGCAGGTTGAAGCCCTGGAACACGAAGCCGAGCTTCTTGTTCCGGATCTCGGCGAGCTCGTCCCGGGACAGTCCGCCCGTGTCGACGCCGTCGAGAAGGTAATGTCCTTCCGTCGGCGTGTCCAGACAGCCCAGCACGTTCATGAACGTGGACTTGCCCGAGCCCGACTGGCCCATGATGGCCACGAACTCGCCCTTTTCGATGGTCGTCGATATCCCATCCAGCGCCCGCAGTTCGTTATCGCCGAGATGATAGATTTTGCTGATCTTCCGTGCTTCGATAAGCGGCATATCAGAACATCCTCG from Nitrospirota bacterium encodes:
- a CDS encoding ABC transporter permease is translated as MINIPSTFKISIRALRVNKMRSALTMLGIIIGVGAVIAMVAVGTG
- a CDS encoding ABC transporter ATP-binding protein, whose protein sequence is MPLIEARKISKIYHLGDNELRALDGISTTIEKGEFVAIMGQSGSGKSTFMNVLGCLDTPTEGHYLLDGVDTGGLSRDELAEIRNKKLGFVFQGFNLLSRTSALENAELPLLYNGLPAKDRHEKARSALRSVGLEGREGHHPNQLSGGQQQRVAIARALVNEAPVILADEPTGNLDTRTSVEIMELFVRLNQEAHITVILVTHEPDIAAYSKRIIRFLDGHIVSDEPVKKQ